AGATTTTCAACGTGCCATTAGCCAACAAGACCGCCCCAAAGCCGAAAGTGCTTTTATTCCCCTAAAAAATGAGCTAGAAGCCCACGCCGCCGCCGAAGAGCGTCATCTGTATGTGCCTGTGATGGCATTTGATGACGGGTTAGAACTCTCTCGCCACGCCATTGCTGAACATCATGAGATGGACGAGATGATGGCGGTGCTGTCCGATGGACGAACAGGGGACGAGCGGTTTTTTAAGACAGCACAAGAGCTTATTGATGAGACCTTGCACCATTTAAAAGAAGAAGAAAATGAGTTTTTTAAAGAAGCCAGAAAACTGCTTGACAAACCCACCCAAGAGCGACTGGGCAAGTTATATCAAGCCGAACATCAGGCATTTGAAGATAAGCATGGGGAGTGATTGTTTTACAATGCAGACCCAAACCGCTTTAAAAATGGTAAAATAACCCATGAATTTTGACATCATACCACCCATTACTGGTAAAGATTGCTTTGCCAAAATGGGTGCTATCAGAGACATTAACCGCCTAAAACGACCTATGGCGGAACTAATTGGAAAAAATGCAAGGGCTTTTGCCTTGTCAAAATAAACAACGAAGTCTATGAAGCCGAAATCCATTGGTACGAATATCATGGCATTGGTGCGGTTGAGTATATACTCAATTCATATCAAAACCATACAAAAAACCGTTCGCCCTGAGCTTGTCGAAGGGTAACGGTTTTTCCTTATCATGGTTCGACAAGCTCACCACGAACGAAAAAACCTTTGTTGTGTTTTGAATAGAATTCACTATAAAATCAAAAGGTTACTATCATGAAATGGTTGTTGTGCATTAATAATAAAGACTACCCTGCCAGTTTGGAAGCCATGAAACTTTACAAACAGCTAGACGACCCAACCGCAGAGCAGTTGGGCATGGTGCGAATCATCGATGAAAGTGGGGAAGATTATCTGTATGCCAATTCCCTATTTATCCAAGTGCCTGCCGTCTTTGGCAATCACATAGACATGGCTTTATCCGTCTAGTGCTGGACTTATTGAGTTGCCAAACAACCTTGCAAAGCGTTAAATCTGCCGATACACTTCATTAAACGGCACACGAAACCGCTCGCCCCATACACCCTGCTCGCTACGCAGACCGCACGACACCACCATGTTAATCTCGGCGGTGGCAGGCAGTCTAAGCAGGGTCTTTATCATCGCCCCGTCAAAGCCCTCCATGGGACAAGTATCAAGCCCACGCTCACTCATGGCAAGCATGAACGTCTGAGCGACCAGCCCGCAACTTTTGTGCATGACGATGCGAATGTCATCTTTTGAGACGTCCTTTTGCATGGGGCGAACCTTTGAGATGGCACACGCCACGCCCTTTCTTGCCGTCCCCACCAGTGGCACATCTTGGGTGTAGAGCAGGGGCATGAGCCGATTATAATAATGGTCAAACTTCTTAATGCGTCTGTCCACCTTATGAGCAGGGCTATATGTACGCACGTTTTCACGCTCAAAGGCAAATACCGATGTGGCACGCTGTCTGTGCAAATCAGGGCGTATCACGAACACCACCATTTGGTCGGCGGTCGTGGCAGAGCTTTGGGATAGGCAGGCTTTGGCGAGTGTGGCGAGTGTGGCTTTATCGGTGATGTGATAGCACTCGTACAGTTGCATATTAGAGCTGGTCGGGGCAAGTGTGGCAAGGGCTAGGCAGTCCTTGACGATGTTGGGGTCAATCGGCGTGGGTAAGTACTCACGCACGGCACGGCGATGGTGCAAGATGTCAGATAGGCTCATAATCTAAGTCTGTTGGATGTGAAATAAATATTATAGCATGGTTGATGCGGTGATGATTTGGCATTTTTGCATAAAAAAGGGCGAATTATTCCGCCCTAATACTTTTTAAACATCTTCAAAAATGCATATCGCCCTACATCCAGTCCCTATCCGCCACTTCTTCGACATCACTTGGCAGACGAGTTACCAGCACTTGGTCAATCTTATAATGGTCAATGTCCACCACTTCAAATTTTAGATTTTCATGCACCACAAAATCGGCAGGGCGTGGAATCTTTCGCAAGCGATACATGATAAAGCCCGCCAACGTCTCATAATGATCCCAATCTTCAAACTCCACCACATCAAGGGCGTGCTTGACATCATCAATGGGCGTGCTACCGTCAATAAGCCAAGAATTTTCATCACGGCGGATAATCTGCTGTTCTTCTTCAATGGGCGACCCCCAGTCTCCCATGACCGTCATCATGATGTCGGACAATGTGATGACCCCGACCACCCACGCATATTCGTTGATGACGACCGCAAATTTTTCTTTACTGGCACGAAATTTATCCAAAAGCTCAGAAAGGGTTAGCGTATCAGGGATAATCAGCACGTTACGAATGGTAGATTCGTTAAGCTGTACAAAAGATTGGTTGTTGAGCAGTCTTACCAAAATGTCCTTGGTGTCGACATAGCCGATGACTTGGTCAATGGTCTCATTGCACACCAAAAATTTGGAATACGGAAACTCGGCTATCTTTTGTCGCATGGACTCTTCGGACTCGCCCAAGGTAAAATACACCACATCTTCACGCACGGTCATCGATGACGGCACAGTACGCTCTTCTAGCTCAAAGACATTTTCAATAAAATGCTGTTCTTGTTGCAGCACCACACCTGCTTCTGCCCCTGCATCCATAATGGCGGAAACGTCATCAAAGGTAATGCTCTCTTCTCGCACGGTATTGATTTTGAACAGGCGAAACGTGGCGTTGGCAATGCCATTGATAACCCACACAAGCGGTTTGACCACCTTGATGACCACGAGCATGGGATTGATGACCGCTAGGGCGACCTTTTCGGGGTTTATCATCGCAATGCGTTTGGGAATCAAATCAGCATATAGGATAAAAATCAGCGTTACCACCGCAAAGCTCGTAAAAAAGGCGATGCTCTCTGTCCATTGCCCTTGATAAAACTGTCCGATAAACTGGGCAAAATAAGGACGCAACGCCCCTTCCCCCACCGAACCGCCAAGAATAGCAACGGCGTTTAGACCGATTTGACTTGTCGCAAAAAAGTCCGCCGAATTTTCTTGCAAATCCATGATTTTGTCGGCACGATTGTCGCCCCCTTCGGAGATGAGTTTTAATTTCAATTTTCTTGCCCCTGCCAAGGCAATTTCAGAAATTGAAAAAAAACTTGACACCAATATCAATATGGCGATTAAAAATAAATGTTGTAATAAATCCATGTGAATGCTCAAAATGTTTTGTCATAATTTACCCTGCTCTCAACCTTATAAGTCGTATGGTAGGGTGCGTACCACGCACCTTTTGAGTAGAAAATCTTATTGGTGCGTGATACGCACCTTACTGCCAATGGGTGTATTTTAAAGCTAAATGATTATAAGATTAGGATTTGGGTATTTTTATAGTTTATCAATTTTCGTTTAAATTTCAAGTACAAAGACGTACGCCCACAAAAAAGGGCGAACGCTCGCCCTGATGTTATTTGGGTTGGCAATGTATTACTTGCCCTTTTATTCCGCTTGCCATGTCGGTCATGAGATACACATAGGCAGGCATGATGTCTTCGGGTGTTTTTAGGGTCAAAGGATTCTCCCCTGGAAAGGCGTGGGCTCTCATGTTGGTGCGAGTCGCCCCTGGGTTGATACAGTTAAACCGCAAAGCAGTGTGGTTTTTGGTCTCTTCGGTAAAAATGGTACTCATGCCTTCTATCATCTGTTTGGATAAGGCATACGCCCCCCAAAAGGGTCGTACTTTTGCCACGCCAGAGCTTGTAAACACCACCGAACCACTGGGGGCGGACATCAGTAGTGGAAACAGAGCTTGGGTGAGCATAAACACGGCTGTGGCATTGACGTGTATGACCTGCTCAAAGGTAATGGGGTCATACATCTCCAAAGGTGTCAATGCCCCAAGCACGCCTGCATTATGTAGCACGCCGTCTAGTCGCCCAAACTCTTTTTGAATCAGGGTCGCAAGCTCATTCATCTGGGCAAAGCTCGCCTTTTCTAAGTCCATGGGCAAAATGGCGGGCGTGGCAAGTCCCAAGCTCTCTATCTCATCATAGACCGCTTCTAGCTTGGACTGCGTTTTGCCAAGCAGAAGTACAGTCGCCCCACATTTGGCATAGGTTAGGCTTGCTACCTTGCCAATGCCGTCTCCTGCCCCTGTTACTAGAATAATCTTGTCGGCTAGGCTGTTGGCGGTTGGGGTGTAATTTAAAATGTCTGGTGTCGTCATGGTTGGGTACTGATTTGTTTTGTTAAGAGAAAATTAAAATATGGTTAAATTTAAATAATTTTATGCTTGCTTAACGGCAGTAAAGTGCGTATGACGCACCAATCAGATTTTTCATTTAAAAGGTGTGTGGTACGCATATTTTAAATGAAAAATTAAAAAGCGGTTAAATTTTCATCATTTTAAAATTGGCATTGTCAAATTGGCAACGGCTTAAACCATTCCCAACACCAACCGCCCCAATTCATCAGGCGTATCCACCACCTTATCCGCCCCCCACTCATGGGGGTTTTCATCGGGGACGATATAGCCAAACCCCACCGCCACCGTCATCATGCCAGACGCTCGCCCTGCCTGTATGTCTCTGATATGGTCGCCCACATAAATGCAGTTTTTGGGGTCTGTGTCTAGCTTTTTGCACGCCAAAAACATCGGCTCTGGGTCAGGCTTGGTATTTACCACATCATCAGGGCAAACCAGCACCGCACAGCGTTTGGTAAGGTCTAATTTATCCAAAAGCTGTTCTGCCAAATATCTAGGCTTATTGGTAACAATGCCCCACGCCACGCCTTTATTTTCTAGGGTGTTAAGCAAATCATCTAAGCCATCAAACAGTCGGCTATCCACACAAATGTCCTGCTCGTACAAATCCAAAAACTCTTGGCGATAGGCAAGCATTCGCTCATCGGTGTCCGCCACGTCCGCCAGCTCATCACCAAACATCAAACGCACCATTGCCCTAGCCCCTGCCGAGACCTGCTCACGAATGGCGGTATCAGTGGGGCAAGGGTGATTGTGCTTGGCACACATGAGTTTGATGATGCGGATAAAATCAGGGGCGGTGTCAATGAGCGTGCCATCTAAGTCAAATAAAACCGCTTTTAGCTTTGTCATATCAGCCCACCGCCTTTGGGCTTTGACCCTTGCCACTGCCTTTGGTAAAAGACATCATGTAGTTGACGTCCACATTGCTATCGGATAGCCAAAACCGCTTGGTTAGAGGGTTATAATGTAGCCCCGTCATGTTATCACGAGCAAATCCTGCCTTGATAGCCATGTCATCAAGCTCGGCAGGCGTGATGAATTTGTTAAAATCGTGCGTGCCTTTATCCACAAGGCGTAGGACATATTCTGCCCCCACGATGGCAAACAGGTAGGATTTAGGGTTACGGTTAATGGTGGACGTTACAAACACGCCATCGGGCTTTAACAAGGCAAAGCACGCACGCACAATCGCAGACGGGTCAGGGACGTGTTCTAGCATTTCCATGCACGTTACCACGTCATACGTTCCTGCCTGCTCTTTGGCAAGCTCTTCTATCGCCACACAGCGAAAGGCGAGCGTGTCGGTCATGCCTGTCCGCTCAGCATGAATCTGCCCTGCTTGCAGGTTTTGCTCCCCCAAATCCACGCCCAACACGTCCGCCCCACGCACCGCCATAGAATGCGACAAAATACCGCCGCCACAGCCCACGTCCAGCACCTTTTTGCCATTTAATTTTGAACCAAAAAAGGTACACGTTTGGTCTTCTATCCAGTCAAGGCGTAAGGGATTGATGTCGTGCAAGGACTTAAATGCCCCTTGTCTGTCCCACCACTCATCAGCAAGGCGGGTAAATTTGCCAATTTCGTCAAAGTCGGCATTGTGGGTGGTGTGTGCAGTCATGAGCTATCCCAAATGATAAATTGACTTATCTTACCATTTTTGGCGGTTTTTAACCACTTTTTCCCTTGCTTTTCGTGCAGATTTTGGCAAATTTTGTATTGTCTATTTAAGAATGCTTAAATTTTAGGCAGATTTCATAAAAATTTACATAATACAACGCTTGATTAAGAATTCTATTACCCAATTTTGGCAAAAATAAGTTAAACTATGCGATATTTTTATTTACCCATATTTGGTTTTACCAAAACGATTTGTTGGCACTGTGCCAATCTAGGATTTCTTATGAAAAACGCCCTTAAATTCACCGCCCTTGCATTGGCGGTCGGTCTATCTGGCATGGCTCATGCCAATTTTGTTGAAGGTCAAGACTACAAAGTCCTGCCCAACCCTGAGAAAATCGCTGGTGATGTCATCGTGGTGCGTGAGTTCTTTTGGTATGGTTGCCCCCACTGTTATACCTTAGAGCCACACATGCAAAAATGGGCAAAAACCCGTGCCAAAGACGTGGCGTTTTTCCGCACGCCTGCCGCCATGAACCCTGTGTGGGAAGTGCCTGCCCGTGGTTTTTATGCCGCCCAAATTATGGGTTATGAAGAAAAAACCCACCAAGCTCTATTTGACGCCATCCACAAAGACGGCAAACGTGTGGACAGATCTAAAGAAACCCTTGCCGACTGGTATGCCACCCAAGGCGTGGACAAAACCAAGTTTAACACCACTTACGACTCATTTGCCGTTACCACCAAACTAGAACGCTCAAAAGCAGGGGCGAAAAACTATCAGCTCACGGGCGTGCCTGCCGTTGTCGTACATGGCAAATATGTGGTTGCAGGCGATGGTGCCAAGGTTACCCAAGTGGTTGATTTTCTTATCAATAAAGTGCGTGAAGAGAAAAAATAATCAGCTCACTCATGCAGTCCGTGCCATGATTGGTACGGACTTTTTTGTGTCTTTTTATCACTCTTGCCTTAACAACTCTCCAAAAACCCCCAGACTCTCCCCAAACTCGTCCACCTTTTCGCTGTCTAGCTCTACGGTCATCACGACATTGTGAGCATAGTCCGCCTCCAAAATCTCACCACCAGCTTGCCCGACCAGATAGCGGATTTGGGCTTCGTGGGCGAAAGTGGTGGCGACTTTAACCACCGATTTTGGCACAAATAACACAAGGGTCATCTCATCCACGACTAGCTGTGTGGCGGTGGCGTAAGCTCGTGTCAGTCCACCCGCCCCAAGTTTGATACCGCCAAAATACCGCACGACCACCACCAGCACATTGCCAATCGCCTTATGCTGTAAGACATTTAAAATCGGTCTGCCTGCCGTGCCGTTAGGTTCGCCGTCATCGTCAAAACCTGCGTGCGTGGTGTTGTGTGGGTCGCCTAGGATATAGGCAACACAATGATGACGAGCGTCAGGGTATCTCTCACGCAAGTGTTCCACGTGAAACATCACTTCGTCTTTTTGGCTGATGGGATAAGCAAAGGCGAGAAATTCGCTTTTTTTGATTTCATAAACCGCTTGGCAAGGGGCAGATAAGGTATGGTAGGTCATGCGAAAATTTTTCTAAAAATACATAAGTATGATACACTAAACACCGTTATTTTTAAACCAAAACACCTGAGACCACACAATGAGACTAGACAAATTTTTAAGCAAAGCCACTGAACTCTCCCGCAGTGAATGCAAAAAAATCCTGCACCGTGGCGAGATTACGGTAAACGATGAAGTCGTCAAAGACGGTAGCGTACATATCAACGCCGATGATGACGTGCTATGGGCAGGCGAGCCGTTGTCGGTGGCGGACGGTAGCCGTTATATTTTGCTCTATAAGCCAGACGGCTTTGAATGCACGCTAAAAGCCAAAGAATACCCTATCGTTACCGAGCTGATTGCCGTACCCGAAGTGGCAAGTTTGCGTATCGCAGGACGGCTTGATGTGGATACCACAGGGGCGTTATTACTCTCCGATGACGGAGCGTGGCTACACCGAGTTACCAGTCCCAAGCGTCATCAGCCCAAACGCTATGAAATCACGCTTGCCGACCCCATGACCATTGACGAGCAAGCATACGCCATAAAACAAGTCGCCAACGGTATCTTGCTAGAAGGCGATACTGAAAAAACTCGCCCTGCCGAGCTGTCGTTTACAGACGAGACTCACGCCACGCTTATTTTGACCGAAGGCAAATATCATCAGGTCAAACGCATGATGGCGTATTTTGGCAATAAAGTGATAGAGCTACACCGAGCAAGCATTGGCACGATTACGCTAGACGGGCTTGACATGGGCGAATGTCGCTTTTTGAGTGATGATGAGATTGGGCAGTTTTGATTAATTTGGGCGGATTGACGTGTTTATTTAAACAATAAATACGCCACCGCCCCAATTTTTATGAGCTTCTATCCATCGTGTTTACTGCCCAACCTTGTCAAATTGTGGGGAAGTTGTAAAAGGCTCTCGTTAGCTTAGATTTTGGGGTATAATCTATGCCAAATCATTTTGGGATAAACCATGAAAACATTTAGCACACTACTCGCCCTAAGTCTTGCCATCACAACTACCACCGTCAGTCTGCCAAGCACCGCCCAGGTACCTGCCCCCATTACCGCAAGCGACGACCAACTCATCAAACAAACCCTACACCAAATCGGACTTGCCACGCCCGTTCGCACCATCACCCCGACAGGCATTGGCGAGCTTTTGATGGTAACGCTGACCACAGGCGAGAGTCTGCTTATCACGCCTGATGCTCGCTATGTGATTAACGCCACCGCCGAGCCAAATCCTAGCACCATTCACGCCATCGACCCTGCCATCATGAGCGATAAGCCCACAGGCACCCCGATAGACGAAGACCACAAAATCGCCCTGCTTGCCAACATGAACGCCCTACCCCTAGTTACGCCTGACACCGTGTTTTTTCACACGAGTATCAAAGGGTTGCTTTGGGCGGTTGCCCAAAATGGTACGCCATTTTTGGTTAGTGCAGACGCTCGTTATGTCATCGGGGGCGATATCAGCGTGATTGCCAACGGCAAACTTGGCGGACTTGACACCGCCTTTGAGACCGCCAAAAACCGCCACACGCTTGCCACCTTAGACCCTACCAATCTTACCATCTATCCTGCCAAAGACGAGCGAGCGGTCGTCTATGTCGCCACCGACATCAACTGCCCCTACTGCAAGATACTTCACAAAAACATCCCCAATCTTACCGCCAAAGGCATTACCGTCAAAGTCATCGGCTACCCTGTCTATGACGAGTCACCCGAGCCCATGCGACAAATCTGGTGCGAGCGTGATAATGCCAAACGTGCCAAGCTCCTAGACCTTGCCATGAAAGGGGTCAAGGCAGGCAACCAATGCGGTAATGACGACAACCACCTGTCATCCAACATCGCCAAAGTCCGCCCCCTTGCCATCATCGCCACGCCTGCCGTCTATGGCGAAAATGGCGAACTGTTTGAAGGCAACGTGGCAAATGATGAATTGGTCAAGTTTTTGATGGCAAAGTAGCATTGTCTTGACAAATATTTTTAAAATCGCTATATTAAAAATCATTTCGTTTTTAAGGACAAAATCATGACCCACTTCATCACCTGCGACCTATTGGACGACAACGAAGACAAAACCATTCACGTCATACCGCCCATGATAGACGGCAAATCGTTCAAGCACTATGGCGGAATCACAACCTTTGGCGGGCAAGCCGTTACGGTTAAATGCTTTGAAGACAACTCCCGTGTCAAAGAACTGCTTGCCACAGACGGACAAGGCAAAATCCTAGTCGTGGACGGCGGTGCGTCCATGCGATGTGCGTTAATGGGCGATATGATTGCCCAATCAGCGGTGGACAACGGCTGGGCAGGGGTCATCATCTGTGGCTGTGTGCGAGATGTGGACGAGATTGCCAAGATGAGCCTTGGTGTGCTAGCCTTGGCAAGCATTCCCAAAAAGAGCGTAAGAAAAGGCGTGGGCGAGACAGGTCTGCCGATTGTGATTGGTGGGGTGGTTATTCATGACGGCGATTGGGTCTATGCCGATAATAATGGCGTGATTGTCAGTGGGGAGAGATTGGTTTAATTCATCACGCCAAAAAGAAGTTTTACGGGCTAGATTGGTAATATCTAGCCCATATTTTTTGATTGTTAAAAAAGCTAGGCGAACAATTGCTACCCAACGTCATCATAATGATGTAATGGCGTTTAGTTTAAGGCATGGTTTGAGATTTTGCAAATTGCCCAATTCTCCCCCCCATTACAACCGTCTTACCATGTACAAACTCATCGCCCCATATGGCATTTGCCGATTTTGGTAACACGATAATGGCGGTAGAACCCAGATAGAACCGCCCAAGCTCATCGCCTTTTTTGAGCGTGATGTCATGCGTGCGGTGCTGAATGTAGGGTGTGCGTTTGATAGCCCCTGTCGCCACAGACTCAATCCCCGCCACAATCATCGCCCCAACCAGCACCACGCACGCACGCCCAAAAGCGGTGTCAAATTCGCACACCAACCGCTCGTTACGGGCGAACAGGTCAGGGACGTTCTCGGCAGTGGTGTTATTGACCGAAAACAGCGTCCCTGGCACATAGCGTGTGGCAACCAACGTGCCGTCAAAGGGCATATGCACACGGTGGTAATTGGTCGGGGCAAGATAAATCGTGGCAAATGAGCCGTCCACAAACGCCTTACCCAGCTCAAAATCCGCCAAAAGTTGCCCTACGTCATAATCCCGTCCTTTGGCTTGGAGAAGTTGCCCGTTTGTGATTGCTCCGATTTGGCTGATTTTGCCGTCAGCAGGGCAGGCAATGCCGTCTGTCGTCTCGTCAATCGGACGGGCATTTGCTTTTAATTCACGGGTAAAAAAGTCGTTGAAGCTGTCATAATCGTCCAAATTACCACGTTCATATTCTGCCAAATCAATGTTGTAGGCTTTGGCAAAAGTATGGACGAAGGCTTTTTTGATATACGGATTTTGGCTTTTGGCAAGGTAGCCTGCCACTTCTGATAGGGTTTGCTGTGGGGCTAAGTTTTGGGCTAGGGTAAATAGGTTCATGATTTTTCCAAAATAAAAACGGATTTGGGCTATTTTAACCGATATTTGCTATAATAACCGTTTTATTTTGCTAAATTTTATGTCAAACACCCCAACCAATCCCATGACTGCCAAAGAACGCCTATTTCATGCCGTGCTGTTTGAGATTGGGGCGATTGGGCTGACGGTGGCTGTTTTTGCCCTGCTTGGCGACAACCATAGCCCGACCCACGCCACAGGTTTGGCGGTGGCAATCTCGGTGCTGGCGGTGGTGTGGAACATGGTGTTTAACTTTTTGTTTGACAAAGTGGTGACGGGCGAACGCCTTGACCGCTCGCTTGGCACTCGCCTGATTCATATGGGATTGTTTGAAGGTGGGCTATTTTTGGCAACCGTGCCGATGATTGCCCATGCCCTAGATGTCTCGCTGTGGACGGCGTTTGTTATGGATATTGGCGTGGTGGCGGTGATTGGGGTTTATACGTTACTTTTTAATTGGGGTTATGATTGGGTGCGATATAAGATACGGGCAAGGTAATTTATCGGCATTGTTTATATAAGCCACTTTTTGCAATTATAAACGCATAGGGGGTAATTTATTCGCCCAAAAATCATACCACACATAGGATAAATTCTACCAAAAAAATAAATCACCCCAACAACTCCATTTAAAACCAACCCAAAGGAAAACCCATGAAAGCCCTAATCCAACGAGTCCACTGTGCCCATGTTGCTGTGGACGGTCAAATCATCGGACAAATCCAATCAGGTGTGCTTGCCTATATCGGCATTGGCAAAGATGATGATTTTGATAAAGCGTGCAAATTGGTGGATAAAATCATTACCTACCGCATTTTTGAAAACACCACTGACCCTGACAAATTGGGCAAAATGGACAAATCGGTGTCCGATGTGGGCGGTGGCTTGCTACTGGTGTCGCAATTTACCCTAATGGCAAAAACCGACAAGGGTCGCCGTCCCGACTTCGCCCCTGCCATGCCCCCAGATGATGCCAAAGCGTTGTTTGATAAGCTGGTAAATTATGCCAAACAAGTCTATCCCAATGTCGCCACAGGCGAATTTGGGGCGAATATGGCGGTCATGGCAGTCAATGACGGCCCGATTAATTTTTTGCTTGACGTGTGATTTTTGCAATTTACCATTAAAATTGACATGATAAAATTTGGGCGTATCGAAACAAATGATATTCGCCCAAAAATCAAGGTTTTATAAAAGGGTGAATGTGGTTTGCCCCACAACCCCCCCCCTTTAAATATCATCAGCCCCTTATTTCACACGCCCCACATCGCCCATTAGGTTATCAGGCAGGGGCAGGATTTCCCCAATTTCTGCCACATTTTCAGGCGAACCGATGACGAGTGCATCAAAGCCGTCATCATGTGCCACGCCATTGACGATTTGCACTTTGCCGACCTTATCGCCGTCTTGGACAGGCTCGGGCAGTCGCACACGGTGCAGGTAGGCTTTGGGGCTTGCCTTAAAATAGAGCCGTGCAATAATCTCCTGCCCCAGATAGCACCCCTTATCATAATCCACACCCCCACGCTGGTGCAGGCGTAGCTCTTGGGGCTGAAACAGTCCCGCTGTGGCTTGGGTTATCCAAAAATTGCCCGTCTCAATGCTCGCTCTCGCCCACGCCCCAAAATCAGCAAGGCTTTCATCATCGCCAAAAGTCGGCACGCCATTTGCCACAACAGGATAAATGGGCGTGGGAGCGGACTGGGTAAATTTAGAAAATGCCCCGTATTTTTTGATATGGGCGGTAAGGCTATCCATACAGTCTGCCGATGTTATAAGTGCAAAGGTCTCATCATCGGTGCGAGATACCCACAACCCAAAGGCAACACGCCCCTTTAAATCGCTGATGGCACAGGGCAAAAAGTCGTGGGTGAGTTTATCGACATTGACAGTTAATTGACCTTGTAAAAATTTGGCGGTGTCTTTGCCGGTTAGGGTGATTTGTGAAAATTGACTCATGGTGTTCTCGATTGGTATTTGTCATTTGTTATTTTCATGTCAATAAGGGGGCTTGGCTTTATTTTCAAGCCAAAATGTGTCAAAAATGATATAATGCTTTTATTTTAGGTAAAATTTATGACTTA
This Moraxella sp. K1664 DNA region includes the following protein-coding sequences:
- a CDS encoding thiol:disulfide interchange protein DsbA/DsbL, producing the protein MKNALKFTALALAVGLSGMAHANFVEGQDYKVLPNPEKIAGDVIVVREFFWYGCPHCYTLEPHMQKWAKTRAKDVAFFRTPAAMNPVWEVPARGFYAAQIMGYEEKTHQALFDAIHKDGKRVDRSKETLADWYATQGVDKTKFNTTYDSFAVTTKLERSKAGAKNYQLTGVPAVVVHGKYVVAGDGAKVTQVVDFLINKVREEKK
- a CDS encoding YciK family oxidoreductase, with amino-acid sequence MTTPDILNYTPTANSLADKIILVTGAGDGIGKVASLTYAKCGATVLLLGKTQSKLEAVYDEIESLGLATPAILPMDLEKASFAQMNELATLIQKEFGRLDGVLHNAGVLGALTPLEMYDPITFEQVIHVNATAVFMLTQALFPLLMSAPSGSVVFTSSGVAKVRPFWGAYALSKQMIEGMSTIFTEETKNHTALRFNCINPGATRTNMRAHAFPGENPLTLKTPEDIMPAYVYLMTDMASGIKGQVIHCQPK
- a CDS encoding HAD-IA family hydrolase — encoded protein: MTKLKAVLFDLDGTLIDTAPDFIRIIKLMCAKHNHPCPTDTAIREQVSAGARAMVRLMFGDELADVADTDERMLAYRQEFLDLYEQDICVDSRLFDGLDDLLNTLENKGVAWGIVTNKPRYLAEQLLDKLDLTKRCAVLVCPDDVVNTKPDPEPMFLACKKLDTDPKNCIYVGDHIRDIQAGRASGMMTVAVGFGYIVPDENPHEWGADKVVDTPDELGRLVLGMV
- the ubiG gene encoding bifunctional 2-polyprenyl-6-hydroxyphenol methylase/3-demethylubiquinol 3-O-methyltransferase UbiG, coding for MTAHTTHNADFDEIGKFTRLADEWWDRQGAFKSLHDINPLRLDWIEDQTCTFFGSKLNGKKVLDVGCGGGILSHSMAVRGADVLGVDLGEQNLQAGQIHAERTGMTDTLAFRCVAIEELAKEQAGTYDVVTCMEMLEHVPDPSAIVRACFALLKPDGVFVTSTINRNPKSYLFAIVGAEYVLRLVDKGTHDFNKFITPAELDDMAIKAGFARDNMTGLHYNPLTKRFWLSDSNVDVNYMMSFTKGSGKGQSPKAVG
- a CDS encoding YigZ family protein, coding for MTYHTLSAPCQAVYEIKKSEFLAFAYPISQKDEVMFHVEHLRERYPDARHHCVAYILGDPHNTTHAGFDDDGEPNGTAGRPILNVLQHKAIGNVLVVVVRYFGGIKLGAGGLTRAYATATQLVVDEMTLVLFVPKSVVKVATTFAHEAQIRYLVGQAGGEILEADYAHNVVMTVELDSEKVDEFGESLGVFGELLRQE
- a CDS encoding hemolysin family protein, with the translated sequence MDLLQHLFLIAILILVSSFFSISEIALAGARKLKLKLISEGGDNRADKIMDLQENSADFFATSQIGLNAVAILGGSVGEGALRPYFAQFIGQFYQGQWTESIAFFTSFAVVTLIFILYADLIPKRIAMINPEKVALAVINPMLVVIKVVKPLVWVINGIANATFRLFKINTVREESITFDDVSAIMDAGAEAGVVLQQEQHFIENVFELEERTVPSSMTVREDVVYFTLGESEESMRQKIAEFPYSKFLVCNETIDQVIGYVDTKDILVRLLNNQSFVQLNESTIRNVLIIPDTLTLSELLDKFRASKEKFAVVINEYAWVVGVITLSDIMMTVMGDWGSPIEEEQQIIRRDENSWLIDGSTPIDDVKHALDVVEFEDWDHYETLAGFIMYRLRKIPRPADFVVHENLKFEVVDIDHYKIDQVLVTRLPSDVEEVADRDWM
- a CDS encoding hemerythrin domain-containing protein, with the translated sequence MSQSDIFSTLIHHHDIQRKLCQDFQRAISQQDRPKAESAFIPLKNELEAHAAAEERHLYVPVMAFDDGLELSRHAIAEHHEMDEMMAVLSDGRTGDERFFKTAQELIDETLHHLKEEENEFFKEARKLLDKPTQERLGKLYQAEHQAFEDKHGE
- a CDS encoding nitroreductase family protein — its product is MSLSDILHHRRAVREYLPTPIDPNIVKDCLALATLAPTSSNMQLYECYHITDKATLATLAKACLSQSSATTADQMVVFVIRPDLHRQRATSVFAFERENVRTYSPAHKVDRRIKKFDHYYNRLMPLLYTQDVPLVGTARKGVACAISKVRPMQKDVSKDDIRIVMHKSCGLVAQTFMLAMSERGLDTCPMEGFDGAMIKTLLRLPATAEINMVVSCGLRSEQGVWGERFRVPFNEVYRQI
- a CDS encoding pseudouridine synthase is translated as MRLDKFLSKATELSRSECKKILHRGEITVNDEVVKDGSVHINADDDVLWAGEPLSVADGSRYILLYKPDGFECTLKAKEYPIVTELIAVPEVASLRIAGRLDVDTTGALLLSDDGAWLHRVTSPKRHQPKRYEITLADPMTIDEQAYAIKQVANGILLEGDTEKTRPAELSFTDETHATLILTEGKYHQVKRMMAYFGNKVIELHRASIGTITLDGLDMGECRFLSDDEIGQF